From the genome of Halobaculum halobium, one region includes:
- a CDS encoding ArdC-like ssDNA-binding domain-containing protein: MSTTRDSSVSFEETDTRSDEMNSTIEQWIDDLVAGVDDAQASDEFQEWLDVQSRFHDYSYRNTLLIKRQYPEASRVAGYRTWQEEFDRHVQEGESAIWIWAPIITTQCPECENSPSYHEDSDCDYDETSPEEWSEGLVGFKPAPVFDVSQTEGEPLPDLDTEATGDAGDLVEQLTDAADDLGVTVRIVPAEEWTHGEAKGICEQLSLVDVQPLVEVRDRENEADLARTLIHEYAHALLHFDVDDDTERAKREVEAEAVAYVVGRYCGLDTSGSAFYLAAWESDDPEIVRERLGRISRTAEELIDVLESESSSSLS; the protein is encoded by the coding sequence ATGTCCACGACCAGAGACTCGTCGGTCTCCTTCGAGGAGACCGACACGCGATCAGACGAGATGAACAGTACCATCGAACAGTGGATCGACGACCTCGTCGCCGGCGTCGACGACGCGCAGGCCAGCGACGAGTTCCAGGAGTGGCTCGACGTCCAGAGTCGCTTCCACGACTACTCCTACCGGAACACGCTCCTCATCAAGCGGCAGTATCCCGAAGCGAGCCGAGTGGCGGGCTACCGGACGTGGCAGGAGGAGTTCGACCGCCACGTTCAGGAGGGTGAGTCGGCCATCTGGATCTGGGCGCCGATCATCACCACTCAGTGCCCGGAGTGTGAGAATTCGCCGAGCTATCACGAGGATAGCGACTGTGACTACGATGAGACGTCGCCCGAGGAGTGGTCCGAGGGCCTGGTCGGGTTCAAGCCCGCGCCGGTGTTCGATGTCTCCCAGACCGAGGGCGAGCCGCTTCCCGACCTGGACACAGAAGCGACCGGCGACGCTGGCGATCTCGTCGAACAGTTGACTGACGCCGCTGATGACCTCGGCGTGACGGTGCGGATCGTTCCAGCCGAGGAGTGGACCCACGGCGAGGCGAAGGGCATCTGCGAGCAGCTGAGCCTCGTCGACGTTCAGCCGCTCGTCGAGGTGCGTGATCGGGAGAACGAGGCCGACCTCGCGCGGACGCTGATTCACGAGTACGCACACGCCCTGCTCCACTTCGATGTCGACGACGACACCGAGCGGGCGAAACGCGAAGTCGAGGCCGAAGCCGTTGCGTACGTCGTCGGGCGCTACTGCGGGCTCGACACGAGCGGGTCAGCGTTCTACCTCGCTGCGTGGGAGTCGGACGATCCCGAGATCGTTCGCGAGCGCCTCGGCCGGATTAGTCGAACGGCAGAAGAACTCATCGACGTTCTCGAGAGCGAATCCTCGTCCTCACTCAGTTAA